The following are encoded together in the Vigna angularis cultivar LongXiaoDou No.4 chromosome 9, ASM1680809v1, whole genome shotgun sequence genome:
- the LOC108321206 gene encoding G-type lectin S-receptor-like serine/threonine-protein kinase SD2-2, which yields MFLFFILFILILHTSSSSATIILQGNATLQSPNNTFQLGFFNFFPGPGPPKFYLAIRRTSLPNPNTIWVANRLHPSPTQAASSLELTPTGKLLLTHFNNTLWTAAGAATANLTLKLHDSGNLVLLTSDGVVSWQSFDSPSDTWLPGMNLTRFNSLTSWRTETDPSPGLYTLRLKPSFYGEFELVFNDTDSYWSTGNWSNGTFLNIPEMTIPYLYAFHFAAPFSPAAAFGFSERAIETSFRPPTMFRLEPFGQVKQYSWNSQSGSWQMFWFKPESVCQVRGLCGGFGVCTGDTSKFCKCVSGFEPLDGHGWGSGDYSQGCHRVEAGCDAGDGFEDLGAVRFGFGNVSLVKGKSRSFCERECLGDCGCVGLSFEKQSGLCKKFYGSLSDFRNLTADGESEVLHVRVPSGGSGRKVFDWKVLSGVIIGSVAVLGVVVVTLLVMVKRRVEGKKLEEDEEDGFVGVLNLRVFSYKELQLATRGFSEKIGHGGFGTVFQGELSDASVVAVKRLERPGSGEKEFRAEVSTIGNIQHVNLVRLRGFCSENSHRLLVYEYMQNGALSVYLRKEGPSLSWDVRFRVAVGTAKGIAYLHEECRCCIIHCDIKPENILLDGDFTAKVSDFGLAKLIGRDFSRVLATMRGTWGYVAPEWISGVAITTKADVYSYGMTMLELIGGRRNVEAVPSGGGESGTESGGKWFFPPWAAQQIIEGNFGEVIDKRLGNVYNIEEARRVGLVAVWCIQDDEAMRPTMGMVVKMLEGLVEVSVPPPPKLLQALVTGDSFHGVKAISGNGLSTGGSLSDGNLEVSTADSESYTGNVFSPLDVNANVSVR from the coding sequence ATGTTCctcttttttattctcttcattctcattctccacacttcctcctcctccgccaCCATCATTCTCCAAGGCAACGCCACTCTGCAAAGCCCCAACAACACTTTCCAACTGGgcttcttcaatttcttcccAGGCCCGGGCCCGCCGAAATTCTACCTCGCCATCCGCCGCACCTCTTTGCCCAACCCCAACACCATTTGGGTCGCCAACCGCCTCCACCCCTCCCCCACCCAAGCCGCTTCATCCCTTGAACTCACCCCAACCGGTAAGTTACTCCTAACCCACTTCAACAACACTCTCTGGACCGCCGCCGGCGCCGCCACCGCCAACCTCACGCTCAAGCTTCACGATTCCGGAAACCTCGTCCTCCTCACTTCCGACGGCGTCGTTTCATGGCAGAGCTTCGATTCCCCCTCGGACACGTGGCTCCCCGGCATGAACCTCACGCGCTTCAACTCGCTCACCTCTTGGCGCACGGAGACGGACCCTTCCCCGGGGCTTTACACCCTGCGGTTGAAACCATCCTTCTACGGCGAGTTCGAGCTCGTCTTCAACGACACCGATTCGTACTGGTCCACCGGGAACTGGAGCAATGGGACATTCCTCAACATCCCAGAGATGACCATCCCCTACCTCTACGCCTTTCACTTCGCTGCGCCGTTCTCCCCCGCCGCGGCCTTCGGTTTCTCCGAACGCGCCATCGAGACGAGCTTCCGACCGCCGACGATGTTCCGCCTGGAGCCCTTCGGGCAGGTCAAGCAGTACTCGTGGAACAGCCAATCGGGGTCCTGGCAGATGTTTTGGTTCAAGCCGGAGAGTGTGTGCCAGGTTCGGGGACTCTGCGGGGGGTTCGGGGTTTGCACTGGGGACACATCCAAATTCTGTAAGTGTGTGAGCGGGTTTGAGCCTTTGGATGGTCATGGGTGGGGTTCTGGTGATTACTCTCAAGGTTGTCACCGTGTGGAAGCGGGGTGTGATGCGGGTGATGGGTTTGAAGATCTTGGTGCTGTGAGGTTTGGATTCGGGAATGTGAGCCTGGTCAAGGGGAAATCTAGAAGCTTTTGCGAGCGCGAGTGCTTGGGTGATTGTGGGTGCGTTGGGTTGAGTTTCGAAAAGCAGAGTGGGTTATGCAAGAAATTTTACGGTTCGCTTTCGGATTTTCGGAATTTAACCGCCGATGGTGAGAGTGAGGTTTTGCATGTTAGGGTTCCGAGCGGGGGATCTGGGAGGAAGGTGTTTGATTGGAAGGTTTTGAGTGGGGTTATTATTGGGTCGGTTGCGGTTTTGGGGGTGGTGGTGGTGACATTGTTGGTGATGGTGAAGAGGAGGGTTGAGGGGAAGAAATTGGAAGAGGATGAGGAAGATGGGTTTGTGGGTGTGTTGAATTTGCGTGTGTTTTCTTACAAGGAACTTCAGTTAGCGACTCGGGGGTTTTCAGAGAAGATCGGGCACGGAGGGTTTGGGACGGTGTTTCAGGGGGAGTTGAGTGATGCTTCCGTTGTGGCTGTAAAGAGGTTGGAGAGGCCAGGGAGTGGGGAGAAGGAGTTCAGGGCGGAGGTCTCCACGATTGGGAATATTCAACACGTGAATCTCGTGCGGCTCAGAGGGTTTTGCTCTGAGAATTCTCACCGGCTTCTTGTTTATGAGTATATGCAGAACGGTGCTCTGAGTGTTTATTTGAGGAAGGAAGGGCCTAGTCTGAGTTGGGATGTTAGGTTCAGGGTGGCCGTTGGCACTGCTAAGGGGATTGCTTATTTACACGAGGAATGTAGATGTTGCATCATACATTGTGATATAAAGCCAGAGAACATTCTTTTGGACGGTGATTTCACAGCCAAGGTTTCTGATTTTGGGTTAGCAAAGCTGATTGGGAGGGACTTCAGTAGGGTGTTGGCGACTATGAGGGGAACGTGGGGGTATGTTGCACCGGAGTGGATTTCTGGTGTGGCAATTACAACAAAGGCAGATGTTTACAGCTACGGAATGACAATGCTGGAGCTGATCGGCGGTCGGAGGAACGTGGAGGCAGTGCCATCTGGCGGAGGAGAGAGTGGTACTGAAAGTGGAGGGAAGTGGTTCTTCCCACCATGGGCAGCGCAGCAGATAATAGAGGGAAATTTTGGTGAAGTGATTGATAAGAGACTTGGTAATGTGTATAACATTGAGGAGGCTAGAAGGGTTGGTTTGGTGGCAGTTTGGTGCATTCAAGATGATGAAGCAATGAGACCTACAATGGGTATGGTGGTGAAGATGTTGGAAGGGTTGGTGGAGGTAAGTGTTCCTCCACCACCAAAGTTGCTTCAAGCTCTGGTTACTGGGGATTCATTTCATGGGGTGAAGGCTATTTCAGGCAATGGTTTGTCTACTGGTGGAAGCTTATCAGATGGCAACTTGGAAGTTTCAACTGCTGATTCTGAATCATATACAGGGAATGTTTTTTCTCCATTAGATGTCAATGCCAATGTCAGTGTTCGATAA